The following DNA comes from Ochotona princeps isolate mOchPri1 chromosome 8, mOchPri1.hap1, whole genome shotgun sequence.
GGATCCATTGgtgtgcacaaaatctggcactgggagtgatctggatggaggagcctggggaactcctctgtcaggacacactcgctgcaggtgaatgcaaaaaccaagacagggagcagcccagactaggccaaaATATAGtacccagcagcatacatttggtgcaggtcgggagcaagccagactgggtcagtccatatcaccaactggctaatccaagtgctagaatggagtgtgggtcaggccgggtcagggcgcaacaccagccagtccacatgagggccaggattgggggctggcagggctgggctaggctgtagcccccaccaacaTGAGTttgaattgggggtgggcctggcctggccaggctacagcacccactggcaaatgctgaggtaagagggctgtgccagactgggctgcagcacccaaacagcacatgtgaaacacgGGGTGGTGGGGATGGCCCCAGTAAGGGGGCTGCGAAGGCCCCCatgctggaccactactcccactgattagcgtgagagctgggattgggctgactgtgggagtggatgtgtcagagctgggcctcctcagtggttcagatggagcagtggttggcatatccaaatgcacatggcaGTACAtcggagcctacagaggacacctggtaccaaggcagaggatggaggacagaacaaattgatcaactaccccagctaatCATTGGCaatgaagatctgggcagacggagacactAAAGTGGAATATAGCAGTCAGtggatttcattgtgattggagtggcgggttcgccagcaattcaggactgttgaaacATCAAAACCTCgggagaaattgaaaaaaaaaaaaaagatcttttattaCTTGCAGTATTATTCAGAAGAGCCAGGCTGTGGAGtcagtgcaatggcttaactaactaatcctccacctgcaagtgctgacacCCCTTAAGGGCAGCAttttgtctcccagctgctctacttcccaaccagcaaTGTgcctatgccctgggaaagcagaggaaaattggtccaagtgcttgagcctctgcaaacatgtgggagacctgggaaaagctcctggcacctggtttcagatcggcttagctgtggccattgcagccatctggggaatgaaccaccagatggaagacctttctctctgtcgccCCTTCTCTCATAAATCCACCTTTGcaaaaataactaactaaatcttttaaaaaatagccaaGATGTAGAAACACCTAAATGCCCAACAGTCAATAATTAAGAAAATGTGAGATATGCAATGAAAACACTATTCAGAATTTTACCAAGTAGGAAATTCTGCAACGTGGACCAACATGAACAAGGACATTAAGCAACATGAAATAAGCTGATCAGAGAAAGATAAATGATGCATGATTCCACTTACATGAGGTATGCAAGATAGATTCATAGAACCAAGAATGGGATGATGGTTACCAAGAGCTGCGGTGAATGAGGAAGTGGGCCATCACTGATCAAAAGGCATAAGGTTCCAGTTCAGATATAGTTTGTatttcggctgctccacttcccatccagctccctgcctgtggcctgggaaagcagcagaggatggcccaaggccttgggaccctgcacctgcatgggagacctggaagagttcctggctcctggctttggatcagatcaggtcagctctgactgttgcagtcatttggggagtgaaccagaagatggaagctctttccctgtttctccttcttcctgtaaatccatcttttaaataaaaataaataatttttgggtCCaacatgatagcatagcagctaaagtcctcaccttgaatgcaccgggatcccacatgggcacctttcctaatcctggcggccctgcttcccatccagtcctgcttgtggcctgggaaagcagttgaggacagctccaagccgtgggactctgcaccggtgtgggagacccagaagaggctcctggctcctggctcctggcttcaaattggctcagctccagccattgctgctgcttggggagtgaatcagcggtaggaagatcttcctgtctctcctcctctctgtatatttgactgttgaataaaaataaattttataaataaataccattttaaaaaatgaacaaactctgaataatacaatttattttaaataaaaagataatgaaGACAAATTCAAAAAAACATGGTTTAGTAATGGTTTTATTGGCAAACTTATAGAAACTGTGTATGAGGTTACTGCAGATCACAGATCTAACTCATTTCCTTATAGATTACTAGATTTAAACTTTAACGTAGAACATCTACAGGTGGAGTTTCAGTTTCAGGCCCGGAGCAGCTGTAAAATGAAAGTTACCACTCCATTCCAGTCCTTGGGTATCAGTAAACTCCCCTTCACCTTCTACCCTGCAACAGTAAAATTTAAGTGTTTATTAACCAACATAAAGAATTTGCAATCCAGACACGATTGTCTAGCAAATCATATAGCGTGTCTAATGCACCATATCTTTTCACTTTTTGACTTATGATTTAATAACAATTAGTATGCTTTTCACATCCAAAAAACCTCTTATTTACAAACATTGTCATGATACAAATTTTGGTGTCTTAAGATTTAGGATCACATAAGCTAGGTTTACATAAAGCCAAAACAGCTAAAAACCAGAAAGTTTATGTTGGTTGTTTAGCTTAattagtttattcatttattcaacagatTTCTTACTATTAATTATCTTTTAGATGCCTTACTCTGTGCTGGTATTTTCTTGAACTCTTCAAAGTAACAAcaccaccaaaaaaaatttttttacataaaCAAACAGAAGTTTATCCTAGAAGTTCGagctttctttccctttattAACATCAATGGGAAAGCTTATGTGTCACTGTCACAAACTTGAAGTAAAAAtgagtgaacatttttttttgtgctCTTCAAAATGTACTCAGATCAGATCACTTCATAACAATGGTTGAACTGGAAAAAGTTCCAGAAGAAAGGCATGTTTACACACAAATACAAACCTTTGTATAGCATGGCATGATATTCACTATGAAGACTGGCTTGTAAAGCTGTACTcacatttcatttcacttttatcTTTCCTACAACCTATCCACAACAGTGGATACATTTCTACAGGTTTATAATGAACTGATTTTgcttacactaaaaaaaaattaacacatcaGGTCAAAATGAAATACATACCCCCCAAGGCTGTTTTTCAAAAACTATATTACAAAGGACAGCCTTGTGCTCCCGCAACTTAAGGCATCACCTGATAAGTCATTGCTGGCAGTGCTGACTCTtagctttcaatccagctccccattaatataactgggaaagcaacagaagatgctccaagggCTTGTCACCCCGCGATctatgtgggagccccagatgaagttcctggctcctggttcttggcctaACCCAGTCATTtctgctgtggccatttcagaagCCAAACAGTGGATGTGTGgaaaatttctgtgtgtgtgtgtataggtgtgtgtgtgtctgcctttctctctttttaaaaaaagatttatttatttttattggcaactctgatacacagagaagaggagtgatagagagaaagatttttgatcctctggttcactctctaagtggctgcaatggccagagctgagctgatccgaagccaggagccagaagccagaagcctcctccaggtctcacacatgggtgcagggtcccaaggacttgggccacaggcagagagctgatgggaagtggggttgctgggattagaactggcacctattggTGATCCCGGCCCGAGCaaggcgaggaggaggaggaacaggtgTTACAAGTatcataaatcttcaaaagagagTGTGAATCTTAGTAACAATTCATCAGACTTTTAATTTATCCTGTTGACCTTCCTATTCCTATATAATCCTTTTCAGTTTCTATCGTAACTCTTACAAACTAAATatactacaaaaaaaaagaatatgaaccAAATGCAATAAACAAACATAACTGAAATGAGCTTTTCAGAATtacggtgatttttttttaatgttgaagcTTACCTATTTTCATTGAAATTTCCAGTGTACTTTGCCCCAGTTGGGAATGTATAAGTACCCAATCCATGAAACATGTTGTCCTTAAATTGTCCTTCATACACTGCTCCTGAAAAATGTTCAAGTTTTCCAAAACCATTCATCTGTAACATaggaaattatttcagaaattaattttcacacttttcccaggaacttttattaagatacatttttttttaattgaaaagtcagctttacaaagagaagagagacaaagattttctgtctggtggttcactcttcTCGTGGTTGCAagggctggacctgagccaatccgaagccaggagccaggagccaggagcttctgggtctcccatacaggtgcaaggtcccaaggctttgggccatcctccactgctttcccaggctacaagcagagagctggatgggaagtagagcagccaggaaattaaccggtgcccatatgggatcatggtgcatgcaaggactTTTACCACTAGCAATCGCTCCAGGCCCCTCAGAAACTTTTGAAAACATACAAGCTATTATCAATTTTGTGTAATCGACTTTATTTCACctttaagttttatattttttattactgTCCTTCAACTGTGTCTATCTGTGAGATCTACTAAATCAAATTTCTCTGATTCAGGTATTGAATTTCTAGGGATTTTATGAAAACAGGAGTGCTAAATGGCACCTACCTCATGAGGACATTAGAAGGATTAAACAAGAAAATTACACAATAGATTCACCTGTACTCAGAGAGTATGAGATGAGATAGATGATGACGAACTCTCCCTGCATGAGTTTAACATCCCTCACatgttaaaatacattaaaacaatCATGTCATGTTATTGTGTACTCACTGTATGTTTTTGATTAATGGGGAATGAAGGGAATCAAATAACCTAGAGGTGTATTTATCTAGTGTCAACGTTAAAAAACAgcaatgggcccagcatgatagcatagcagttaaagtcctcaccttgaacgtgccaggatcccatatgggtgccggttctaatcccggcggccctgcttcctatccagctccctgcctgtggcctgggaatgcaatcgaggatggcccaaagccttgggaccctgcacctgcatgggagacctggaaaagttcctggctactgccttgagactggctcagctccagccattgcagccacttggagagtgaatcaatggacagaagatcttcctctctgtctctactcctctctgcatatccacctttccaataaaaaaaataaatctttaaaaaaaaaaaacagcaataataCCTTGTCATCTTTCCAGTTCCCTGTGTAGGTAATCCCATTAGGAGTGGTATGAATACCTACTCCATTTCTCTCATACACTCCAGAAGATGTTCTTGTACATTCACCATCTAAGCAGAAGAGAAATAAAGATTGTAAATGAGAactgtctgtgtgtctgctgtTATATCTGGGACTAATCACAACTGCAGCTTTGCAAGTCTCTGTGACCGCCCCCCCTCACagaatggccagagatgagtacATTCAGAAACCTCCAACACCTTGTTCCTTCGAGACCCAAGGGCCAGAAGGAGCAACAGATCCCAGAGCTTTCCAAACATATGGTCCAACTTAACATTGAAGTTCTGATTTAAAATGTGTGCCTTTATTAGGATTTCtatgttatttatttaatgatatcAATGTGACAGTCTCCTTTCTCTTCATTCTTAAACTATTTAATTTTCAATATAGATAAAGTAATTGAAATGTATGCTTACCATACTTGTCTCCATTTGGAAATACAAAGTTTATCTTATAAGCTTCTGAAGCTGTTTTAAAAGAGATAAGGAAAGTCACATAagttcaaatgtttttaaatagtaaataaatgtgCTCTAAGAGTTATAAAAACACAGTTCATTTCACACAGTCACAAATATGTTATGGTTGTTTGGCATTTCCAGTCTAGTATAGGGTCCTGGGGACATAAATAATTTTGCCTAGgtgatgtgtttttatttgtttattatagcTTTAATAACATGTAATTCACATACCATGAAATTCACCCTGCAAAGGAATACAATTGAATATTTTTTGAGTAAATCcagagctgcacaatcatcaaaTAATCTAGTATGATAATATTTTAGTGAAACGAAAAAGCAACCTTTTCCCTTGTCAGTTACCATTCCCCTCAAAGTCCCCACTGGCTCAAGCTCCTAGAAAGCACTCCTCTACTTGAATGGATTTGCTTATTCTGGACACTCCTTAGGAAGAGGAACCATACAATATGTATGGTAACTGGTTTCTTTTACTTTACATGTTTTCAAGATTCATCCTCATGATGCCATGTATCAGAACTTCATTCCCTTTTACTGCCAAATGCAACACACACAAATGGCACATTTTCTTCACCACTCATCAGCTGATGGATATTTGTCTCCACTCAGGGATCATTATGAGTAACGCTCCCACGCATTCGGATCTACAAGTTTTTGTGTGATAAGTTTTTACTTGTACAGGTACCCTGTGTGATCTATGCTTTGTCCCATGGAGGTCAAGTGGTGTGTGAAATCTCTGATTTGGCAACAGGgaacaaaacaaatacacagaaacaGTAAGTGGTGATGGCCAGGAAGGGCTAAGCCAAATGAGACTGGAACAGAaaccaggcaaaaaaaaaaaaaaaaaaggatgcaagAAGATCAGAAGATTCGGAAGTCCCTTAGTGCCCTGGGACACTCAGTGGACTAAAACATTAGAGCTTAAATTTTTCCCAATATTGAGGAGACCATGTGGAGAGGATTAATGGTTGCATCTGCAGCCAAATCACCTTTATGAAATGATGGAAACCAAAGGGCTTTTCAAAAcggcagaattcagaactcagtagtcacaCTTCATCTCTGAAATCAATATAAGAACATACActctaacagaaagaaaaataaatctagggGTAGATAGGAAGCCAGAAACAAAATCAGACGCAAAGCAAttagtaaaaacattttttaacctattgttgagaaaatattttgcaaGTACTATTTGTAGATGAAGAATAAGGTTTTAGGGCCGAATCAGTGGCCTTTACTTGTTAAACTGCCCCCTgaggtgctggttggagtcttggctgccaAACTTGCcatatccagctccttgctaatatgtctgggaaagcagcagaggttagcCCAAACGCTTAGGGGCCTggaccctgtgggagatccagaaaaagcttctggcttcagcctggcctagacccagcccgggggggggggggtcatttAGAGAGgcaaccagcagaaagaagacttCTCTCCCTaccctctctttcactctctttctctccctctgttactctacctttcaaataaatctataaataaataaataaataaataaataaataaataaggcttaaCATACAAGCTATAACTAAAATGCAAACGATGTCAATATTGCAGTGGTATGAGATCAATGTTGCAGGAATCCTGATCTTGCTCAGGGTTGGTGTTGGGCCTGGTGGTTAAAGATgctgtgtgggatgcctgcatcccacagggaGTGCCTGCTTTCAGTTTCAGCTCcactcctggaggcagcagaaactgccactcacgtgggatacTTGAATTGAAGTCCTTGGTCCAGCCTTAGCCATCACAGGCACTGGGGAAAGGAACAGATGTTAAAAGATGGTGAtggggtgtgggggggggtggagagagagagaccgcgAGCGAGCTAGCTCAATTATATTAATTCTAAGAAAAAGTAGGAATGGAACCTAGCaccatgggatcccatatgggcactggttctttctttttaaaaaagatttatttgtttttattggaaaggcagatttacagagaggaggagagacagagagaaaggtcctccagccactggttcactccccaagtagccacaacgaccagagctggcCATTCTGAAGGCATGAGCCagaggcctcttccaggtctcccaggagggcagggtcccaaggacttggcctgctttcccaagccacaagcagggagctggatgggaagcagaaccgccaggattagaagcagtgcccatgggTCCGGCGCACTGGAACCGGCCaagtacccatatgggtgcctgctctaatcccggcaacccctcttcccatccagctctctacttgtggcatGGGGGAGCTCTCAGCGTCTCCAATCCACCTCCTAGTGTAGATCCTAGGGAACTATGTCACACCTTGTAGGAGTTACCCAGGGACGCTGTTGAAGACAAACTCGAATTCCACTTAAACTGGCCTTTTCCCcgccaaggccttgggaaaaCAGACACTCACTCGCCGGAGACGTATTGGAGAGATTTTCCAGACTCTGCGACTCCCCTTGGTCCGCCAGCTCTGCAGCCTTAAAGGGAATGAAGCTGCTCATACGGCCCCGAGCGTGTGCGACTCGGTAGCTAGGCAACCAGGCAACCTCTCCTCCGGAAGTGGAAacgtgaggattagccaatcagaAGGCTCCTGGGCTGTGCGGCGGGGGCGGCTACTGCTACTGGCCCGCCGCGGAGCCGCTGCGAGCGAGTTCCGGAGGGTGGTGAAGCTCTGGAGGAACTCGGGAGCCCAGGGCGTCCCTTCCGGACCGCCGCCCTCGGAGGCGACTCCGCGAGCCAGGTAGGGCTTCCCCGACCGAGCACGGAGGTGTGTCCGTGTGCCCTGGTGGTCAGTGTTGCTTGCCTGTTGGGTGGAGTGCTGGGGAGCTGAGGGGCATCCCTGCGCAGGGTACCCGTTGGCTGGCCCGGCCCGAGCCCACGCAGGGGAAGGTCTGCGGGTGAGGTTGTGCACTGTCAGACCAGAGGCAGGTGAACGGAATGCAGGCTTGCAGAGGCTCCGTCTCCATGCCCCGCTGATGGGTTCCTTCGGGTTGAGGGCGGTGCGACTTCTTGGAGAGCAGCGAGGACCGGGTGTCCAGGTGACACTGGACACCTGCGGTCAGACAGGGCTTCGAGGAGAGCTTGTGTGTTTTCCGTGCCCACATCTGTGACGCTGTTCTTGAAACAAAGGATACTCGCCGAGGCCGACTCAACCTGGGTCCAGGTTGAAGGATGATTGGACTCCTCCCAGACTAGTTGGAATAAATGTTGAGATCTGCCATGTGGATTTATACCACCCGTTTCCTTAATTCCTTGCAAAAGGCCTGCAGAGATGCTACCATAACCagcaaaattcagatttcagaacaagTTCTAAAAGTAACAATTTCTGGGTTGGAGagcgttttttgttttgttttgtcttgttttgttttgtttgtttgtttgtttttgttgttgttctgcaTGTGGAATGTGGCTATTCGGCTTTACCAGCTGTATGTATTGAAAAAATTGGCCTTTTCCAGTGCCCTTAGCCCCTTCTTTAGGGTGACTTTGGATGCATAGGTTTCCTTTTcgattctcttcttttcttttgttctatGTGTCAGTTTTTTTAATGCCAGCACCATGCTGATACTGTGTCTTTCtaatgtattttaaagttgggTAGTATACTGTCTCCCAAGATCACTTGGTCTATTCCAGATCCAGTTGAATTTTAGTGATGTTTGTGTAGGTCTGTGAAAAAACGTTACTGGCATTTTTATTAGGGATTGAATTTATAAAGTACCAACATTTTATCAATGTTGATTCTTCCAATCTGTGAACATGGAATAATTTCCACTTCTGTATGTCCTGTTTGGTGTCTTTGATCAGTGATTTATAGTTTTTGTCGTACAGATCTTTCCTGTCTGGTTGAACTTATTTCTAGATGTGTGTTTGTTTATTGTAGCTATTGGAAAttgaactgcttttttttttcagataatgtGATTGGTATATAACAATACTACTAATTTTTGTGTGTTGTCTATGTATCTGTCAACTATGCTGAATGTATTGATTTTCCTGCTAGCTTCGGGGAGAAGTCCCTGGGATTTTCTGTAAGATCTTCTTGTCCGCAAACACTTACCCTATCCCGATTAGGACTTCTATGAATGAGTGAGTGCCGGTATGGGTCTTGGCTTAGTTAGCCTAACTACGGGCAGCAGGAGCAAGGTTTTGGTGCATGTCTAGAGACTCGagacctcccctccccctttgTTTTGGCAAAAGCCTTGGACCCTTTTGTCTCCACAGCACCTTGAGACTTGTGTGACCCATGCAGTTGGCAAAAAACCTGGGACCCTCCAGATATTTCCCTTCCCCAGCTTCTTCTGGTAATTTGGGGAATTTCTAGTAGCTTGATCGCGTCCTCTCCCTGGCTACTCCTGCCAGTACCCATCTCgtggtaatcttttttttttttttttaagattttgttattattattggaaagccggatatacagagaggaggagagacagagaggaagatcttccatctgatgtttcactccccaagtgagccgcaacgggccggtgcgcgccgatctgaagccgggaaccaggaacctcttccaggtctcccacgcgggtgcagggtcccaaagctttgggccgtcctcaactgctttcccaggccacaagcagggagctgcatgggaagtggagctgccgggattagaaccggcgtccatatgggatcccggggcgttcaaggcgaggactttagccgct
Coding sequences within:
- the MORN2 gene encoding MORN repeat-containing protein 2 isoform X1, whose product is MSSFIPFKAAELADQGESQSLENLSNTSPATSEAYKINFVFPNGDKYDGECTRTSSGVYERNGVGIHTTPNGITYTGNWKDDKMNGFGKLEHFSGAVYEGQFKDNMFHGLGTYTFPTGAKYTGNFNENRVEGEGEFTDTQGLEWSGNFHFTAAPGLKLKLHL
- the MORN2 gene encoding MORN repeat-containing protein 2 isoform X2, which translates into the protein MNGFGKLEHFSGAVYEGQFKDNMFHGLGTYTFPTGAKYTGNFNENRVEGEGEFTDTQGLEWSGNFHFTAAPGLKLKLHL